A genomic segment from Propionibacteriaceae bacterium ZF39 encodes:
- a CDS encoding DUF4185 domain-containing protein, giving the protein MNPRPAPLTVTETVLHSKLTGADSINDTARRFGVTATDLGTIWEAGPGADGVERVFLMFGDTYGDGWGGRGAGPATADWRTNVLFASTTTDIEAEGIRLDSAVSRVRRGGAAQVIRRNRLNLPRAKFPEHTLIPNTGITVDGVHYVQWMSVTFWRGGGRWRTFQAGIAVSRDDARTWSKPIRGRWLNLLGTDRFQVGCFARDDDWVYLLGTTNGRHGPAYLARVAPDRVDRVAAYEYWDSERWQSRQSRAAAVVPGPVGEMSVIFHEGLGVWLAMHLDEDRAAIVIHHAERITGPWSEGVPVATGVNYPALYGGFMHPWFCADDRVYWLMSQWDPYNVFLMRSTLAVPGDASKEP; this is encoded by the coding sequence ATGAATCCGCGTCCAGCACCACTGACCGTCACCGAGACAGTTCTGCACAGCAAGCTCACGGGAGCGGACTCGATCAACGACACCGCACGCAGGTTCGGCGTGACGGCGACGGATCTGGGCACGATCTGGGAGGCCGGACCCGGCGCGGACGGCGTGGAGCGCGTGTTCCTGATGTTCGGCGACACCTACGGCGACGGCTGGGGCGGTCGTGGCGCCGGCCCCGCGACTGCCGACTGGCGGACCAACGTGCTGTTCGCATCGACGACGACCGATATCGAAGCCGAGGGGATCCGCCTGGATTCGGCGGTGAGTCGCGTACGCCGCGGCGGCGCGGCCCAGGTGATCCGCCGCAACCGGCTCAACCTTCCCCGCGCGAAATTCCCCGAGCACACGCTCATCCCCAACACCGGCATCACGGTCGACGGTGTCCACTACGTGCAGTGGATGTCCGTCACGTTCTGGCGCGGCGGCGGCAGGTGGCGCACGTTCCAGGCCGGCATCGCCGTCTCCCGTGACGATGCCCGCACCTGGTCGAAGCCGATCCGGGGCCGGTGGCTCAACCTGCTCGGCACCGATCGTTTCCAGGTCGGTTGTTTCGCCCGCGACGACGACTGGGTCTATCTGCTCGGCACGACCAACGGGAGGCATGGACCGGCCTATCTGGCGCGTGTCGCGCCCGACCGGGTCGACCGCGTCGCCGCGTATGAATACTGGGACTCGGAGCGCTGGCAGTCACGGCAGTCGAGGGCGGCCGCCGTCGTCCCCGGCCCGGTGGGGGAGATGTCGGTGATCTTCCATGAAGGTCTCGGTGTCTGGCTCGCGATGCATCTCGACGAGGACCGCGCCGCGATCGTGATTCATCACGCGGAGCGGATCACCGGACCGTGGTCCGAAGGTGTTCCCGTGGCGACCGGCGTGAACTACCCAGCGCTGTACGGCGGGTTCATGCACCCGTGGTTCTGTGCCGATGACCGGGTGTACTGGCTGA
- a CDS encoding DUF4328 domain-containing protein, with product MSQPPRPDSWQQPSGWQQQTWPDQGQPAPGQQSPQNYGGYPGAQPPTNTYQPPTGTYQPPTGTYQPTGAPPGWTQPQAAQQQFRPVHTLGIWAVALAAIYASIFTIASLFSPAAAAEYRWALDVGRLDETFTLYDTVAAVAALFLLPAAILGVVWLWRARHNTLVFDPQARHQRGSVWVIIGWIVPIVAFWFPYQVVRDVVRNSVRKPLGPVLGLWWASWLVAMILGNLADQQVDTVFSEPTDAGLTALPFLAIVAAIATIVAAVFWARIILAVSRAQHARAAQSSRAAAW from the coding sequence ATGTCACAACCCCCTCGCCCCGACAGCTGGCAGCAGCCCTCCGGCTGGCAGCAGCAGACCTGGCCCGATCAGGGTCAGCCCGCGCCGGGCCAGCAGAGCCCGCAGAACTACGGCGGCTACCCGGGCGCTCAGCCGCCCACGAACACCTATCAGCCGCCGACCGGCACGTATCAGCCGCCCACCGGCACCTATCAGCCGACCGGAGCACCACCCGGGTGGACGCAGCCGCAGGCCGCACAGCAGCAGTTCCGGCCCGTCCACACCCTGGGGATCTGGGCGGTCGCGCTGGCAGCGATCTACGCCAGCATCTTCACCATCGCCTCGTTGTTCTCGCCCGCGGCAGCCGCTGAATATCGCTGGGCCCTCGATGTGGGCCGCCTCGACGAGACGTTCACGCTCTACGACACCGTGGCGGCAGTGGCGGCGCTCTTCCTCCTCCCCGCCGCGATTCTCGGCGTCGTGTGGCTCTGGCGAGCCCGTCACAACACGCTGGTGTTCGACCCGCAGGCCCGGCATCAGCGCGGCAGCGTCTGGGTGATCATCGGCTGGATCGTGCCGATCGTCGCTTTCTGGTTCCCCTACCAGGTCGTTCGCGATGTGGTGCGCAACTCGGTACGCAAGCCCCTCGGCCCGGTGCTCGGGCTCTGGTGGGCGAGCTGGCTCGTGGCCATGATCCTCGGCAACCTGGCCGACCAGCAGGTCGACACCGTGTTCAGTGAGCCGACGGATGCCGGGCTCACCGCCCTCCCCTTCCTCGCCATTGTCGCCGCCATCGCCACCATCGTCGCGGCGGTCTTCTGGGCCCGGATCATCCTGGCCGTGAGCCGTGCCCAGCATGCCCGCGCAGCCCAGTCGAGCCGCGCCGCCGCGTGGTGA
- a CDS encoding HSP90 family protein, with protein MTSSSPAPDRFQVNLHGLIELLSEHLYSGPQVFVRELLQNGIDALHMRPDAPTGADPRPGIVLDAPGDRLTCYDSGCGLSPDDVETFLITVGRSAKRDDLGLARTDLIGQFGIGVLSCFLVSGEINVLSRSSEGEIVAWRATGDGTYRTRAWPDIATWADENPTDPEAHEWLDQGPGTIVRLAPRPDTRGWFAPDRIARLAREYAGHADADIRLRVSDREIPIGRTPWPWTLPARERIAWARENFGTTPLATFPVTVAAAGLHGLAVVAGDRITPGISPRHRVHIKGMRVLDGEADLLPPWGFFVSLVVNGDLLHPTAAREQLRDDELLAETRDELGRQVMAWLLRTARGDRDLFNRFLTLHHTGLKALAVACDTDDFLALVQLLPFSSTVGERPLPDLLTEHDDVLVADSVDEFRQMAAVATAQGTPLVNAGYAYDGTVIERYRREAPAGQRLIPVEPERFAATIDSLEPARRAEVAPLSAAAQRVLDEAGVRVEIRRFAPESVPALLLDSSHDRHRRLSRATETSGDLWAGLLQAVDDRADARPRLILNDANPMVRRLVGVDDLRVLRPAVQAVYARALLQGQHPVSAGDARMIEHAFGGLLELALTGTERS; from the coding sequence GTGACCAGCAGTTCCCCGGCGCCCGACCGTTTCCAGGTCAACCTCCATGGCTTGATCGAGCTCCTCAGCGAGCATCTCTATTCGGGCCCGCAGGTCTTCGTCCGGGAACTGCTCCAGAACGGCATCGATGCGCTCCACATGCGTCCGGACGCTCCGACCGGCGCCGACCCCCGCCCGGGCATCGTGCTCGACGCACCCGGCGACCGCCTGACCTGCTATGACTCCGGCTGCGGTCTGTCCCCCGACGACGTTGAAACCTTCCTCATCACCGTCGGCCGCTCGGCCAAGCGCGACGACCTCGGCCTGGCCCGCACCGACCTGATCGGCCAGTTCGGCATCGGTGTGCTGTCATGTTTCCTCGTCAGCGGTGAGATCAACGTCCTGAGCCGATCCTCCGAGGGCGAGATCGTGGCCTGGCGCGCCACCGGCGACGGCACCTATCGGACGCGGGCGTGGCCCGACATCGCCACCTGGGCCGACGAGAACCCGACCGACCCGGAGGCCCACGAGTGGCTCGATCAGGGCCCGGGGACGATCGTGCGCCTCGCCCCGCGGCCCGACACCCGGGGGTGGTTCGCACCGGACCGGATCGCGCGTCTCGCGCGCGAGTACGCCGGGCATGCGGATGCGGACATTCGCCTGCGGGTGTCCGATCGGGAGATTCCGATCGGCCGCACTCCCTGGCCCTGGACGCTGCCGGCCCGCGAAAGGATCGCCTGGGCCCGCGAGAATTTCGGCACGACTCCCCTGGCCACCTTCCCCGTCACCGTGGCGGCGGCAGGTCTCCACGGGTTGGCGGTGGTCGCCGGCGATCGGATCACCCCGGGCATCTCCCCGCGCCACCGGGTCCACATCAAGGGCATGCGCGTGCTCGACGGGGAGGCTGACCTGCTTCCGCCCTGGGGCTTTTTCGTCAGCCTGGTGGTCAATGGCGACCTGCTCCACCCGACCGCGGCGCGCGAACAGCTGCGGGATGACGAGTTGCTCGCCGAGACTCGCGACGAGCTCGGCCGCCAGGTGATGGCGTGGCTGTTGCGCACCGCACGCGGCGACAGGGACCTCTTCAACCGCTTCCTCACACTCCACCACACAGGCCTCAAGGCGCTGGCCGTGGCGTGCGACACCGACGACTTCCTGGCGCTCGTCCAGCTCCTCCCCTTCAGCAGCACCGTCGGGGAGCGCCCGCTGCCCGATCTGCTGACCGAGCACGATGACGTCCTGGTGGCCGACTCGGTGGACGAGTTCCGCCAGATGGCAGCCGTGGCCACCGCCCAGGGCACGCCGCTGGTGAACGCGGGATATGCCTATGACGGCACGGTCATCGAGCGTTATCGCCGCGAGGCCCCGGCGGGCCAACGTCTGATTCCCGTCGAGCCCGAACGTTTCGCCGCGACGATCGATTCCCTCGAACCGGCCCGCCGCGCCGAGGTCGCTCCCCTGAGCGCGGCTGCCCAGCGCGTGCTCGACGAGGCCGGCGTACGCGTCGAAATCCGCAGGTTCGCGCCCGAGTCCGTGCCGGCCCTCCTGCTGGATTCGTCCCACGATCGCCATCGCCGGCTCAGCCGGGCGACCGAAACCTCCGGGGATCTCTGGGCAGGGCTGCTGCAGGCGGTCGATGACCGCGCCGATGCGCGGCCGCGCCTGATCCTCAACGATGCCAACCCGATGGTGCGCCGGCTCGTCGGAGTCGATGACCTGCGCGTACTGCGACCGGCGGTGCAGGCGGTCTATGCCCGCGCCCTCCTGCAGGGCCAACACCCGGTGTCGGCGGGCGATGCCCGCATGATCGAACACGCCTTCGGCGGGCTGCTCGAGCTCGCCCTGACCGGAACGGAGAGGTCATGA
- a CDS encoding DUF1345 domain-containing protein, with product MTTVIRQDHDHLVLWLRIGVGAVLGVLAGLLIPLPDGATRISHILIGFVVAGLAFAVPLLVMAMRLDAAGTKEHVDGLGESRNLVDVLALVAALASLGGVANMLLQPDGGPKVFEALVSVATIAVAWLMIHTVYMVRYARHYVNAQPGCITFDGDAEPRMSDFAYLSFCLGMTFQVSDQTMNTPEVRKIVFFHTLLSYVLGTGIVATTINLVAGLAG from the coding sequence ATGACCACCGTCATCCGGCAGGACCATGATCATCTGGTGCTGTGGCTGCGGATCGGTGTCGGCGCAGTCCTGGGCGTGCTCGCGGGCCTGCTGATTCCACTGCCCGACGGCGCGACGCGCATCAGCCACATCCTGATCGGATTCGTGGTGGCCGGCCTGGCCTTCGCAGTGCCGTTGCTGGTGATGGCGATGCGCCTCGACGCGGCGGGCACCAAGGAGCACGTCGATGGTCTTGGCGAGTCCCGCAACCTCGTCGACGTCCTTGCGCTTGTGGCAGCGCTCGCCAGTCTCGGCGGGGTCGCCAACATGTTGCTGCAGCCGGACGGTGGGCCGAAGGTCTTCGAGGCCCTGGTCTCGGTGGCGACGATCGCCGTGGCGTGGCTGATGATCCACACCGTCTACATGGTCCGCTATGCCCGGCACTATGTGAATGCCCAGCCCGGCTGCATCACCTTCGACGGCGACGCCGAGCCGCGGATGTCGGACTTCGCCTATCTCTCGTTCTGTCTCGGCATGACGTTCCAGGTGTCCGACCAGACCATGAACACCCCCGAGGTGCGCAAGATCGTCTTCTTCCACACCTTGCTGTCCTACGTCCTGGGCACGGGCATCGTGGCCACCACGATCAACCTGGTGGCCGGGCTGGCGGGCTGA
- a CDS encoding TetR/AcrR family transcriptional regulator: MPKIEAATVAEHRAMKARQVIDAAVDLLVGEGPSAVTPAAVAERSGLARTSVYQYAGSAAELVAAAVEALFVRATNDLSEAVAAAGSDPGDRIAAIVRAVLAGAKSGHSPNHAIEVEQLPPAQRERLGQLHGALMAPLVEAIADFGADDPRTTAALAWGAINGIVPMVEGGMPIEQAAARAVAFVSAGVGRTPVVRS; the protein is encoded by the coding sequence ATGCCGAAGATCGAAGCGGCCACAGTGGCCGAGCATCGTGCGATGAAGGCCCGGCAGGTGATCGATGCCGCTGTCGACCTGCTCGTCGGGGAGGGCCCGTCCGCGGTCACCCCAGCGGCTGTCGCGGAGCGGTCCGGGCTGGCGAGGACGAGCGTCTATCAGTACGCCGGCTCGGCCGCCGAACTGGTCGCTGCGGCCGTCGAGGCACTCTTCGTGCGCGCCACGAACGACCTGTCCGAGGCCGTCGCTGCCGCTGGGAGCGACCCGGGCGACCGCATCGCCGCGATCGTGCGGGCCGTGCTCGCGGGCGCGAAGTCGGGCCACAGCCCGAATCATGCGATCGAGGTCGAGCAGTTGCCGCCGGCGCAGCGCGAGCGGCTCGGCCAACTGCACGGGGCGCTCATGGCGCCTCTCGTCGAGGCCATCGCCGACTTCGGCGCCGACGATCCCCGGACCACGGCGGCCCTCGCCTGGGGTGCGATCAACGGCATCGTCCCGATGGTCGAGGGCGGCATGCCGATCGAGCAGGCCGCCGCCCGGGCGGTGGCGTTCGTCAGCGCCGGAGTGGGGCGTACGCCGGTGGTGCGATCATGA